GTCGACTGGCGGGTGGTCGGCCGGATCGCCGTGCCGGGCGCGATCGGCGCGTTCGCCGGGGCCACCTTCCTCAGCTCGATCTCCACCGAGTCCGCCGCCCCCTGGATGGCCGGAATCCTCTTCACCCTCGGCGCGTACCTGCTGGTGCGCTTCTCCCGGCCGCTGCGCGCCAACCGGGCGGCCGGCCCGCTGCGGGCCCGCTTCCTCGGCCCGCTCGGCCTGGTCGCCGGCTTCGTCGACGCCACCGGCGGCGGTGGCTGGGGCCCGGTCGCCACCCCGGCGCTGCTGGTCTCCGGTCGGATGGAGCCGCGCAAGGTGATCGGCTCGGTGGACACCGCCGAGTTCGTGGTGGCCGGCGCCGCCAGCATCGGCTTCCTGATCGGACTGGGCTCCCAGGGCTTCCTGCTGCCCACCGTGGCGGCGCTGCTGATCGGCGGCCTGGTGGCCGCCCCGATCGCCGCCTGGCTGGTCCGGATCGTCCCCGCCCAACTGCTCGGCGCCACCATCGGCGGCGTCATCGTGCTGAGCAACGCCCGCACCCTGCTGCGCGCCGGTGAGGCCGACGGTGCGGTGCCCGCCGTGGTCTACGGCCTGCTCACCGCCGGCTGGGTGGTCGCGGTGGCCCTCGCGGTGCGGGC
This genomic interval from Micromonospora sp. CCTCC AA 2012012 contains the following:
- a CDS encoding sulfite exporter TauE/SafE family protein, whose translation is MRKLLILALVGLAAQLVDGALGMAYGLTSSTLLLFAGVAPAAASASVHLAEIGTTLAAGLSHWRFGNVDWRVVGRIAVPGAIGAFAGATFLSSISTESAAPWMAGILFTLGAYLLVRFSRPLRANRAAGPLRARFLGPLGLVAGFVDATGGGGWGPVATPALLVSGRMEPRKVIGSVDTAEFVVAGAASIGFLIGLGSQGFLLPTVAALLIGGLVAAPIAAWLVRIVPAQLLGATIGGVIVLSNARTLLRAGEADGAVPAVVYGLLTAGWVVAVALAVRALRRTRRARALAEAALLTTDTVTAPAAGAAGATTSAASEQPRPLAAAVEG